The Enterococcus sp. 7F3_DIV0205 genome has a window encoding:
- a CDS encoding DNA-directed RNA polymerase subunit beta has protein sequence MSSTRYIIVTLLKVLVVIALVIILFVAGTMIGYGVVGGGNPKDVFKEEIWTHILDFFK, from the coding sequence ATGAGTTCGACACGCTATATTATAGTGACTTTGTTGAAAGTTTTAGTAGTGATTGCCTTAGTGATTATTTTATTTGTTGCCGGTACGATGATCGGTTATGGAGTAGTCGGCGGAGGAAATCCAAAAGATGTGTTCAAAGAAGAAATTTGGACTCATATTCTAGACTTTTTTAAATAG
- a CDS encoding DUF1146 family protein, which yields MQFFGIDAMIRIICHMMFIYVSFWAMQSIRIEQFFKAHQTTQVRLLIVLFSIVIGFTVSSFFLEFLALCRNLFSVFFP from the coding sequence ATGCAGTTTTTTGGTATTGATGCAATGATTCGAATCATCTGCCATATGATGTTTATCTATGTTAGTTTTTGGGCGATGCAATCTATCAGAATAGAACAGTTTTTTAAAGCGCATCAAACCACTCAAGTACGTTTACTAATCGTCTTATTTTCGATCGTTATTGGCTTTACTGTGAGCTCGTTTTTCCTAGAGTTTCTAGCGTTATGCCGTAACTTATTCAGTGTATTTTTTCCATAA
- a CDS encoding F0F1 ATP synthase subunit epsilon: protein MDCLTVNVVTPDGLVYDHRATIVVAKTTDGEIGILPKHAPIIVPLAIDEVRVKRTDSDTHVDWIAVNGGIMEVRDNVVSIIADSAERERDIDVSRAERAKHRAERMIEKAKENANTDELRRATVALHRAINRINVSKHI from the coding sequence ATGGATTGTTTAACTGTCAATGTGGTGACTCCTGATGGGTTGGTTTATGATCATCGTGCAACGATCGTTGTTGCAAAAACAACGGATGGCGAAATTGGTATCTTGCCTAAACATGCACCAATTATCGTTCCTTTAGCGATTGATGAGGTTCGCGTAAAAAGAACTGACTCTGATACCCATGTGGATTGGATCGCTGTAAATGGCGGTATCATGGAAGTCCGTGATAACGTTGTTTCAATTATTGCAGATAGTGCAGAACGCGAAAGAGATATTGATGTAAGCCGTGCAGAACGTGCAAAACATCGTGCTGAACGTATGATTGAAAAAGCGAAGGAAAATGCAAATACGGATGAATTACGCCGTGCAACAGTTGCACTTCACCGAGCAATCAATCGGATCAATGTGTCAAAACATATTTAA
- the murA gene encoding UDP-N-acetylglucosamine 1-carboxyvinyltransferase, with amino-acid sequence MEQIIVHGGNQLKGTVKIEGAKNAVLPILAATLLAEEGTTTLNNVPILSDVFTMNQVIKHLNVDIEFNEEENQVTIDATQPLGIEANYEYVSQMRASIVVMGPLLARNGHAKVAMPGGCAIGKRPIDLHLKGFQALGAKIIQKNGYIEAIADELIGNTIYLDFPSVGATQNIMMAAVKAKGMTVIENVAREPEIVDLANILNKMGAKIVGAGTEMMRIEGVEKLHAVEHSIVQDRIEAGTFMVAAAMTEGDVLIEEAIPEHNRPLISKLTEMGAVIREERGGLRVIGPKVIKPTDIKTLPHPGFPTDMQAQMTAMQMVAEGSSVVTETVFENRFQHLEEMQRMNADVKIDGNIAIINGTQALQGAAVEATDLRAAAALILVGLRAEGITRVSHLEYLDRGYYKFHEKLQKLGAKVERVNDEKATEKKMSTVN; translated from the coding sequence ATGGAACAGATTATTGTTCATGGTGGTAACCAATTAAAAGGAACTGTGAAAATCGAAGGGGCTAAAAATGCAGTATTGCCAATTTTAGCAGCAACTCTTTTAGCTGAAGAAGGAACAACAACATTAAATAATGTACCAATTCTTTCTGATGTCTTTACAATGAACCAAGTAATCAAGCACTTAAATGTAGACATTGAATTTAATGAAGAAGAGAACCAAGTCACAATAGATGCAACGCAGCCTTTAGGCATCGAAGCAAATTACGAGTATGTTAGTCAAATGAGAGCATCAATCGTCGTTATGGGGCCTTTATTGGCTCGTAATGGTCATGCAAAAGTTGCTATGCCTGGCGGATGTGCAATTGGTAAAAGACCAATTGATTTACATCTGAAAGGGTTCCAAGCGTTAGGTGCTAAAATCATTCAAAAAAATGGGTATATCGAAGCTATTGCGGATGAATTGATCGGAAATACGATTTATTTAGATTTCCCAAGTGTAGGTGCTACTCAAAATATTATGATGGCAGCTGTTAAGGCCAAAGGTATGACAGTAATCGAAAACGTTGCTAGAGAACCTGAAATCGTAGATTTAGCGAATATCCTTAATAAGATGGGTGCTAAAATCGTCGGTGCTGGAACTGAAATGATGCGTATCGAAGGTGTTGAGAAACTTCATGCAGTGGAACATTCAATTGTTCAAGACCGTATTGAAGCTGGAACATTCATGGTTGCAGCTGCGATGACTGAAGGAGATGTTCTGATTGAAGAAGCAATTCCTGAACATAATCGTCCACTTATTTCTAAATTAACTGAAATGGGTGCTGTTATCCGTGAAGAAAGAGGCGGGTTACGTGTCATTGGTCCTAAAGTAATCAAACCAACGGATATCAAAACATTACCGCATCCAGGTTTTCCAACGGATATGCAAGCGCAAATGACTGCAATGCAAATGGTAGCAGAAGGTTCAAGCGTTGTAACTGAAACTGTGTTTGAAAATCGTTTCCAACATCTAGAAGAAATGCAACGTATGAATGCTGATGTAAAAATAGACGGAAATATTGCCATTATCAATGGTACTCAAGCATTACAAGGTGCTGCTGTAGAAGCCACTGATTTACGTGCAGCAGCTGCTCTGATCTTAGTAGGATTACGTGCTGAAGGCATTACACGTGTATCACACTTAGAATATTTAGATCGTGGCTACTATAAATTCCATGAAAAACTTCAAAAATTAGGAGCAAAAGTGGAACGAGTAAACGACGAAAAAGCAACAGAAAAGAAAATGTCAACAGTTAATTAA